In Calothrix sp. PCC 7507, one DNA window encodes the following:
- the tmk gene encoding dTMP kinase, whose product MDGKLIVFEGVEGCGKTSQMQLCQEWLQSLGISVVVTREPGGTELGLHLRRLLLENAENQPIAELTELLLYAADRAQHVEQELKPYLAAGKYVLCDRYTDSTIAYQGYGRGLNMSIINHLNQIATSGMTSDLTIWLDVDVEVGLARKRSVGEGLDRIEQEAIAFHHRVQQGYSELAASSPNRIVRVDGNSSKEAVQKVIQGILGDRFTLNNYRETNLELIRKDTPSSDKSNFSG is encoded by the coding sequence ATGGATGGTAAATTGATTGTCTTTGAAGGGGTGGAAGGCTGCGGTAAAACCAGTCAAATGCAGCTGTGTCAAGAATGGTTGCAAAGTCTTGGTATCTCTGTAGTCGTTACCCGTGAACCAGGGGGAACAGAGTTAGGTTTGCATCTGCGCCGCCTATTATTGGAGAACGCTGAAAATCAACCAATTGCTGAGTTGACAGAATTGCTATTGTATGCTGCTGATAGAGCGCAACATGTAGAGCAAGAATTAAAACCCTATTTGGCAGCAGGGAAATATGTTTTATGCGATCGCTACACCGACTCTACCATTGCTTATCAAGGTTATGGCAGGGGTTTGAACATGAGTATAATTAATCATCTCAACCAGATTGCCACTAGTGGTATGACAAGCGACCTGACTATTTGGCTAGATGTCGATGTAGAAGTAGGTCTAGCTCGTAAACGTTCAGTTGGAGAAGGTTTAGACAGAATTGAGCAAGAAGCGATCGCTTTTCATCACCGAGTCCAGCAAGGATACTCCGAGTTAGCTGCATCGTCCCCTAACAGGATTGTCAGGGTAGATGGTAATTCTAGCAAAGAAGCTGTGCAAAAAGTGATTCAGGGAATTTTGGGCGATCGCTTTACATTAAATAATTATCGTGAAACAAATCTGGAGTTGATTCGCAAAGACACTCCATCTTCCGATAAATCTAATTTTAGTGGTTGA